One genomic region from Spirochaetaceae bacterium encodes:
- a CDS encoding mannonate dehydratase — protein sequence MRDRNEMRIGLGQFSELTDEKLAFIKQLGADDFLMNTPRLPGEQRWEYDDLLALRTRADAAELRLMCLENVPVRFYDRAMLGLPGRDRQIANMQATIRNMGRAGIPILGYHWMPNQVWRSPGLAPLRGGAGGTRFDLAEHADAPLTHVREFSEQQMWDNYEYYMSRVLPVAKEAGVTLAVHPDDPPVPSLGGVARIFRNFAGFKRAIDTFDSPYHGLDFCMGCWSEMGPDGVLDAVRHFGGRGRIVYVHFRDVQGQVPRFNECFIDEGNVDTFAVVQALHEVGFGGFLITDHVPRMVDDTDWGHRGRAYAIGYIRALIDVARRAA from the coding sequence ATGCGGGATCGAAACGAGATGCGGATCGGGCTCGGCCAGTTCAGCGAACTCACCGACGAGAAGCTGGCATTCATCAAGCAGCTCGGCGCCGACGACTTTCTGATGAACACGCCCCGGCTGCCGGGCGAACAGCGCTGGGAGTACGACGACCTGCTGGCGCTGCGCACGCGTGCCGATGCCGCCGAGCTGCGCCTGATGTGCCTGGAGAACGTGCCGGTGCGCTTCTACGACAGGGCCATGCTCGGCCTGCCGGGCCGCGACCGGCAGATCGCCAACATGCAGGCCACCATCCGCAACATGGGCCGCGCCGGCATCCCCATCCTCGGCTACCACTGGATGCCCAACCAGGTGTGGCGCTCGCCCGGACTGGCGCCGTTGCGCGGCGGTGCCGGCGGCACCCGTTTCGACCTGGCCGAACACGCCGACGCGCCGCTCACGCACGTCCGCGAGTTCAGCGAACAACAGATGTGGGACAACTACGAGTACTACATGAGCCGGGTGCTGCCGGTAGCCAAGGAGGCGGGGGTGACGCTGGCGGTGCATCCCGACGACCCGCCGGTGCCGTCGCTCGGCGGGGTGGCGCGCATCTTCCGCAACTTCGCCGGGTTCAAGCGCGCCATCGACACCTTCGACAGCCCGTACCACGGGCTCGACTTCTGCATGGGCTGCTGGTCGGAGATGGGGCCGGACGGCGTGCTCGACGCGGTACGCCACTTCGGCGGCCGCGGGCGCATCGTGTACGTGCACTTTCGCGACGTGCAGGGCCAGGTGCCCCGCTTCAACGAGTGTTTCATCGACGAGGGCAACGTCGACACCTTCGCCGTGGTGCAGGCGTTGCACGAGGTGGGCTTCGGCGGCTTCCTGATCACCGACCACGTGCCGCGCATGGTGGACGACACCGACTGGGGCCACCGCGGCCGCGCCTACGCCATCGGCTACATCCGCGCCCTGATCGACGTCGCCCGCCGCGCGGCGTAG
- a CDS encoding Gfo/Idh/MocA family oxidoreductase — protein MTTDPALLRLAFVGCGRIAGFHLDGIERAAPRTRVTAAIDPDPDAAAAIAARTGARTFVSLQHALSAGGFDAVDIMVPHDLHEALAVEAFAAGKHVLLEKPMALTLDACERIGAAARRAGTVFMVAENSQYWPDVVRARDLLAEGAIGEPVTARASFEALHDPFWYPGDSWRYEVARTGGGVVVDGGAHWIRPLRMWLGEVDEVVATTGRVVPVMQGESLAHALLRFRSGVVASFQAITHDAPLWAGPWWRLTGTAGEIVIHGGFDGGMTLVDRQRPRGRPIAGEHGYAASFAPELADFEAAVLDGKEPEAPPEASLGELRTALAIYRSAASGRWEKVWD, from the coding sequence ATGACCACCGACCCGGCCCTGCTGCGGCTCGCGTTCGTCGGCTGCGGGCGCATCGCCGGCTTCCACCTCGACGGCATCGAGCGCGCGGCGCCGCGCACCCGCGTCACCGCGGCCATCGACCCCGACCCGGACGCGGCCGCCGCGATCGCGGCGCGCACCGGGGCGCGCACGTTCGTTTCGTTGCAGCATGCGCTGTCCGCCGGCGGTTTCGACGCGGTGGACATCATGGTGCCGCACGACCTGCACGAGGCGCTGGCGGTCGAGGCATTCGCCGCCGGCAAGCACGTGCTGCTGGAGAAGCCGATGGCGCTGACGCTGGACGCATGCGAGCGCATCGGCGCGGCCGCCCGCCGCGCCGGCACCGTGTTCATGGTGGCGGAGAATTCGCAGTACTGGCCCGACGTGGTGCGCGCCCGTGACCTGCTGGCCGAGGGCGCGATCGGCGAGCCGGTTACCGCGCGCGCCTCGTTCGAGGCGCTGCACGACCCGTTCTGGTACCCCGGCGACTCGTGGCGCTACGAGGTGGCGCGCACCGGCGGCGGCGTGGTGGTGGACGGCGGCGCGCACTGGATCCGCCCGCTGCGCATGTGGCTCGGCGAAGTGGACGAGGTGGTTGCCACCACGGGCCGCGTTGTGCCGGTGATGCAGGGCGAGTCGCTCGCTCACGCGCTGCTGCGCTTCCGGTCCGGGGTAGTGGCGAGCTTCCAGGCGATTACTCACGACGCGCCGCTATGGGCGGGGCCGTGGTGGCGGCTCACCGGTACGGCGGGCGAAATCGTGATTCACGGCGGTTTCGACGGCGGCATGACGCTGGTCGACCGGCAGCGTCCGCGCGGCCGCCCGATTGCGGGCGAGCACGGCTACGCGGCGTCGTTCGCCCCCGAGCTGGCGGACTTCGAAGCCGCGGTGCTGGACGGCAAGGAGCCGGAGGCGCCGCCCGAGGCATCGCTCGGCGAACTGCGCACGGCGCTGGCGATCTACCGCTCGGCGGCGTCAGGACGCTGGGAAAAAGTGTGGGACTGA